GACAAAGGTTCTTTCTGATGAACTGGGAGAAAAGATTTTAGAGGCAGCAAAGGAATTTAAGAACAGGAACAGGTGATAAAATGGCAAGTGCAAAAGAAATACAAAGTCGTATGAAAAGCATCCGGGATACCATGAAAATTACCAATGCCATGTATATGATTTCTTCTTCAAAGCTGAAAAGAGCAAAGAAGGTTCTTACAGATACAGAGCCGTACTTTTACTCTTTGCAGGCTGCCATTGGACGTATTTTAAGACATACATCAGAGATCGAACACCGGTATTTTGACGAACGTACAGAGATTTTACCGGAAGACAAGAAAATCGGTTATATCGTAGTTTCTGCGGACAAAGGACTGGCGGGTGCGTATAACCACAATGTCTTTAAACTGGCAGAAGAGGGTATGGAGAAGAAACAGCATACACAACTGTTTGTACTGGGAGAGGTAGGAAGACAGTATTTTTATAAAAAAGATGTGTCTGTGGATACAAATTTCCGCTTTACAGTTCAGAAGCCTACCATGCACAGGGCCAGAGTCATTTCTGAAAAGATGATAGATATGTACTTAAACGGCGAGCTCGACGAGGTACATATTATTTATACCCGTATGGCAAATGCAGCGTCAATGGTGGCGGAAAAGCAGCAGCTTCTGCCTTTGAAAAAGGCTACCTTCGGTGCATCGGCACAGTTTCTGGTAGACACTCATCAGGAAGAAATTGAGATGGTTCCGTCAGCGGAAGAACTGTTGAACACCATTGTTCCCAACTATTTAAGAGGTATGATTTACGGCTGTCTGGTAGAGTCCTATGCCAGCGAGCATAATTCCCGTATGCAGGCAATGGATGCGGCAACCACCAGTGCCAAAGAGATGTTAAAAGATTTATCTATTAAATATAATCGTGTCAGACAGGCTGCCATTACACAGGAAATTACCGAAGTAATCAGCGGTGCAAAGGCACAGAAAAAGAAACAATAAAGGAAGGAGGTTTTTATACAATGAATAAAGGAAAAATTGTACAGGTTATGGGCCCCGTTGTAGACGTGGAATTCCAAGAGCAAGACCTTCCAAGCATTAAAGATGCGCTTATCGTAGAGCTGAACGGAAAAAAAGTCGTTATGGAGGTTGCCCAGCACATAGGAAACCACACAGTGCGCTGTATTATGCTGGCATCCAGCGACGGACTTTGCAAGGATATGGAAGTTACAGCAACAGGACAGGGGATTTCCGTACCGGTAGGAAAAGAAACATTGGGACGTTTATTCAATGTTTTAGGAGAAACCATTGATAAAGGAGAACAGCTTGATGATGCAGAACACTGGGTTATTCACAGAGATCCACCAGCATTTGACGAGCAGAGTCCGGTTGTAGAAATATTGGAAACAGGTATTAAAGTTATTGACTTATTAGCTCCTTATGCAAAGGGAGGTAAAATCGGTCTTTTCGGAGGCGCCGGAGTAGGAAAAACAGTTCTTAT
The DNA window shown above is from Blautia hansenii DSM 20583 and carries:
- the atpG gene encoding ATP synthase F1 subunit gamma, whose protein sequence is MASAKEIQSRMKSIRDTMKITNAMYMISSSKLKRAKKVLTDTEPYFYSLQAAIGRILRHTSEIEHRYFDERTEILPEDKKIGYIVVSADKGLAGAYNHNVFKLAEEGMEKKQHTQLFVLGEVGRQYFYKKDVSVDTNFRFTVQKPTMHRARVISEKMIDMYLNGELDEVHIIYTRMANAASMVAEKQQLLPLKKATFGASAQFLVDTHQEEIEMVPSAEELLNTIVPNYLRGMIYGCLVESYASEHNSRMQAMDAATTSAKEMLKDLSIKYNRVRQAAITQEITEVISGAKAQKKKQ